A single window of Qipengyuania sediminis DNA harbors:
- a CDS encoding phage tail length tape measure family protein, with protein MSVDIATLGIKIDASQADKAGIALDKLAQSGDKAEASTKRAGTAASALNGKLSGTKSASAAAEASLHGAAGAAGEMADRVARLKASVDPLGSALDRVNAELAEAETLYARGAISATEFAQAQSVLLARGDTLRAGQERANALLLGGASAARLTSNEMLNLSRQASDVGVSLAMGMNPFMVLIQQGPQIADVLQTAGARGLGAGAAFRQMGASAYAALAPVLPIILAVSAAVGVVGGAFAIIADEAEDSLGSVQKEFGFTEAQMKRLKDEGVDTGYTMGDAFTAFGMTVSDVITDAFGPQIDAVKQWFAEWYDYVIEGAGNAVGSLVGNFIGAYLTIKESWRQFPAAIADASVQAVNYVIEAVERMVNKSADGINSLLDMLPDWARPEGRVGSVSLGRMDNPNAGAAADLSAIAQTNMARGRKIAGGIADRFASNMAEARGNRLREAAGDAGADAGGSNRGRERRGANDNAADEAGNFIRQLREETAEIGKNRIEVKMMAAERAAAKAPTQALREEILASAAAWKDATLANANAEFKRGLADEVEQLRFDNSLLGMNAAAREEAIAAREIEARIRDQERQGLTVNREAIAAETAAIIANARARGERQDAIASAKDATQAVRDMNDALRESVAGFGELFGSAGAGFEALINTMTDYADRRAELQQRIAEADTATAEGQRERERATQDLARAEIAHYGDVLGAAKTFFAEGSTGYRVLEAAERAYRLFQFAMQIRAMFMDKAETVSSVANSGARAAADGVAAIAKAIASLPFPLNLVAGAATAAALVAFGVKVFGGGGKGSGASATAAKAVDSYSGPRDEYGAPTSYYSVLKPGGTVANDNPASGMAPAGNVGNFTSSPTFNIKIEGDASDRTVAKLREALIQTEDRAVERSRVAAAADQAASASRQRIGGA; from the coding sequence ATGTCCGTTGATATTGCAACTCTTGGCATCAAGATTGATGCTAGCCAAGCTGACAAAGCTGGCATTGCATTAGACAAGCTTGCTCAATCGGGCGATAAAGCTGAAGCTTCAACTAAACGTGCGGGCACGGCTGCTAGCGCGCTCAACGGCAAATTGAGCGGCACTAAGTCAGCTAGTGCGGCGGCTGAAGCTTCCTTACATGGCGCGGCAGGGGCAGCGGGCGAAATGGCCGATAGGGTTGCCCGGCTGAAGGCTAGCGTTGACCCGCTCGGCTCGGCTCTTGACCGGGTAAATGCGGAGCTAGCTGAAGCTGAAACCCTCTATGCGCGCGGCGCTATTTCCGCCACCGAATTTGCCCAAGCTCAATCTGTTTTGCTGGCGCGCGGCGATACGTTGCGGGCCGGGCAAGAGCGGGCAAATGCCCTCTTGCTTGGCGGCGCTTCAGCGGCCCGGCTGACTTCAAACGAAATGCTCAACCTGTCTCGCCAAGCCTCTGACGTTGGCGTGTCGCTGGCGATGGGCATGAACCCGTTTATGGTCCTAATTCAGCAAGGGCCGCAAATTGCCGATGTGCTGCAAACCGCTGGCGCGCGCGGCCTTGGCGCTGGCGCGGCCTTCCGGCAAATGGGCGCTAGTGCCTATGCGGCTCTTGCCCCGGTCCTGCCCATAATCCTAGCCGTTAGCGCGGCGGTTGGCGTTGTCGGCGGCGCGTTCGCTATCATTGCCGATGAAGCTGAAGACAGCTTGGGCAGCGTCCAAAAAGAGTTTGGTTTCACTGAAGCCCAAATGAAGCGCCTGAAGGATGAAGGCGTTGATACCGGCTATACGATGGGCGATGCTTTCACCGCCTTTGGCATGACGGTTAGCGACGTAATCACCGACGCTTTTGGCCCACAGATTGACGCGGTGAAGCAATGGTTTGCCGAATGGTATGACTACGTAATTGAAGGCGCGGGCAACGCTGTCGGCTCGCTTGTGGGCAATTTTATCGGCGCATATTTGACGATTAAGGAAAGCTGGCGTCAATTCCCGGCTGCGATTGCCGACGCTTCCGTTCAAGCGGTCAACTATGTCATTGAAGCCGTTGAGCGCATGGTCAACAAGTCGGCTGACGGCATCAATAGCTTGCTCGATATGCTCCCCGATTGGGCGCGGCCTGAAGGCCGGGTTGGCAGCGTCTCGCTTGGCCGGATGGACAATCCCAATGCCGGGGCGGCTGCGGACCTTAGCGCCATTGCCCAAACCAACATGGCGCGGGGCCGCAAGATAGCTGGCGGCATTGCCGATAGGTTCGCAAGCAACATGGCAGAGGCGCGCGGCAACCGGCTTAGGGAAGCGGCTGGCGATGCTGGCGCGGACGCTGGCGGCTCCAACCGGGGCCGGGAACGGCGCGGCGCTAACGACAATGCCGCCGATGAAGCTGGCAACTTCATTCGCCAGCTACGCGAGGAAACCGCCGAAATTGGCAAGAACCGCATTGAAGTGAAAATGATGGCAGCGGAGCGGGCAGCGGCCAAGGCTCCAACCCAAGCCTTGCGCGAAGAAATCTTGGCGAGCGCGGCGGCTTGGAAGGATGCAACCCTAGCCAACGCCAATGCCGAATTTAAGCGCGGCCTTGCCGATGAAGTTGAACAGCTACGCTTTGACAACTCGCTACTCGGCATGAACGCGGCGGCGCGCGAGGAAGCGATTGCGGCGCGCGAGATTGAAGCGCGGATTAGGGACCAAGAGCGGCAAGGCTTGACCGTGAACCGTGAAGCCATTGCGGCTGAAACGGCGGCTATCATCGCCAACGCCAGAGCGCGGGGCGAGCGGCAAGACGCCATTGCCAGTGCCAAAGACGCTACCCAAGCCGTGCGCGATATGAACGATGCCCTGCGCGAAAGCGTGGCGGGATTTGGCGAGCTATTCGGCTCGGCTGGCGCGGGCTTTGAAGCCCTGATTAACACCATGACTGACTATGCCGACCGGCGCGCGGAGCTTCAGCAACGCATAGCTGAAGCTGATACGGCAACGGCTGAAGGGCAGCGCGAACGCGAGCGGGCAACGCAAGATTTGGCGCGGGCAGAGATTGCCCATTATGGCGACGTTCTTGGCGCGGCTAAGACGTTCTTTGCTGAAGGCTCAACCGGCTATCGCGTCCTAGAAGCGGCAGAGCGGGCTTACCGGCTTTTCCAGTTCGCCATGCAAATCCGGGCAATGTTCATGGACAAGGCCGAAACGGTTAGCTCCGTCGCCAATTCCGGCGCGCGGGCCGCTGCGGACGGCGTTGCCGCTATCGCCAAGGCAATCGCGTCCCTGCCGTTCCCGCTCAACCTAGTCGCCGGGGCCGCTACAGCCGCCGCGCTAGTCGCGTTCGGCGTGAAGGTGTTTGGGGGCGGCGGGAAAGGCTCTGGCGCGTCTGCGACCGCTGCGAAGGCCGTTGATAGCTATTCCGGCCCGCGCGATGAATACGGGGCACCGACCAGCTACTACAGCGTGCTGAAGCCGGGCGGCACTGTCGCCAATGATAACCCGGCTAGCGGCATGGCCCCGGCTGGCAATGTGGGCAACTTCACTTCGTCGCCAACGTTCAACATCAAGATTGAAGGTGACGCCAGCGACCGCACGGTTGCCAAGTTGCGCGAAGCTCTAATTCAAACTGAAGACAGAGCCGTTGAGCGTTCGCGGGTTGCGGCGGCGGCGGACCAAGCGGCTTCAGCTTCGCGTCAACGTATTGGCGGCGCGTGA
- a CDS encoding YodC family protein, whose product MAKAKFKPGDLVELKSGGPVMTVEQESYQDDKWECTWFAGDKHQHNTFAGVALKLAENE is encoded by the coding sequence ATGGCGAAGGCAAAATTCAAACCCGGCGATTTGGTCGAATTGAAGTCTGGCGGGCCGGTTATGACGGTCGAGCAAGAGAGTTATCAAGACGATAAATGGGAATGCACTTGGTTTGCTGGCGATAAGCACCAGCACAATACGTTTGCCGGGGTGGCGCTGAAGCTGGCGGAGAATGAATAA
- a CDS encoding DUF6953 family protein, whose product MDAKEIAQWMLDHLAQMYLYQSTVATHVRKVNPDLTYRNPNGNWALHKSVLDAFRKLTPGDEIVWERSSQLWRHRKPRDKPGRMQS is encoded by the coding sequence ATGGACGCCAAAGAGATAGCGCAATGGATGTTAGACCATCTGGCGCAAATGTATCTTTATCAAAGCACGGTTGCCACGCACGTTCGCAAGGTCAATCCTGACCTGACATATCGCAACCCTAACGGGAATTGGGCACTGCATAAGTCGGTTCTTGATGCCTTCCGCAAACTGACGCCCGGCGATGAAATTGTTTGGGAGCGGTCAAGCCAACTCTGGCGTCACCGCAAACCCCGCGACAAGCCGGGGCGGATGCAGAGCTAA
- a CDS encoding helix-turn-helix transcriptional regulator, which yields MNIEDNVPMPRLIDVPAVCAITSLSVSRIYALISEGELRKVKLGGKTVFVEAEIRAWLEAKIAASPRQSAAAA from the coding sequence GTGAACATTGAAGATAACGTGCCAATGCCGCGTCTAATCGACGTGCCAGCGGTATGCGCCATAACGTCTTTGTCAGTTAGCCGGATATATGCCCTCATATCTGAAGGCGAGCTTCGCAAGGTGAAGCTTGGCGGCAAGACAGTCTTTGTTGAAGCCGAAATTCGCGCTTGGCTTGAAGCCAAGATTGCCGCGTCACCGCGCCAGAGCGCAGCCGCCGCCTAA